One genomic window of Punica granatum isolate Tunisia-2019 chromosome 1, ASM765513v2, whole genome shotgun sequence includes the following:
- the LOC116193173 gene encoding indole-3-acetic acid-amido synthetase GH3.6 — translation MPEAPKPSPPRSPSSYNLSEKNRKALEFIEDVTSRPDEVQGRVLSEILSRNAHVGYLRRHNLEGRTDRESFKRLIPVITYEDIQPDISRIANGDKSPVLCSHPISEFLTSSGTSGGERKLMPTIEEELDRRSLLYSLLMPVMSQFVPDLDKGKGMYFLFIKSEAKTPGGLVARPVLTSYYKSSHFKNRPFDPYTNYTSPNEAILCPDSYQSMYSQLLCGLCQRMEVLRVGAVFASGFIRAIRFLEKHWPQLCYDIRSGILSSDITDPSVREAVSRILRPDPALANFIEAQCGSQSWAGIITRLWPNTKYVDVIVTGTMSQYIPTLDYYSNGLPLVCTMYASSECYFGVNLNPMCKPSEVTYTLIPTMAYFEFLPVNRNTNGATNPLSKPRSLNEKEQQELVDLVDLKLGQEYELVVTTYAGLYRYRVGDVLRVAGFKNKAPQFNFICRKNVVLSIDADKTDEVELQNAVRNALNHLTPFGATVTEYTSYADTTTIPGHYVLFWELALNGSTAIPPSVYEDCCLAIEESLNSVYRQGRASDKSIGPLEIRIVESGTFDKLMDCAISYGASINQYKTPRCVKFAPLLEVLNSRVTSNYFSPKCPKWVPGHKQWCNQELKQ, via the exons ATGCCTGAGGCCCCGAAACCATCCCCGCCGCGGTCCCCCTCCAGCTACAACCTCTCCGAGAAGAACCGCAAAGCGCTCGAGTTCATCGAGGACGTGACCTCCCGCCCTGACGAGGTCCAGGGCCGCGTCCTGTCCGAGATCCTGTCCCGCAATGCCCACGTCGGGTACCTGCGCCGCCACAACCTAGAGGGACGGACCGACCGCGAGTCGTTCAAGCGGCTCATCCCCGTCATCACGTACGAGGACATTCAGCCCGACATCTCCCGCATCGCCAATGGGGACAAGTCCCCCGTCCTCTGCTCCCACCCCATCTCTGAGTTCCTCACTAG CTCTGGCACATCGGGAGGGGAGAGGAAGCTGATGCCTACAATTGAGGAAGAGCTGGACAGGAGGAGTTTGCTCTATAGCCTGCTAATGCCGGTGATGAGCCAATTCGTCCCGGACCTCGACAAGGGCAAAGGAATGTATTTCCTCTTCATCAAATCCGAGGCGAAGACCCCCGGCGGGCTCGTAGCCCGACCCGTCCTCACGAGCTACTACAAGAGCTCTCACTTCAAGAACCGGCCCTTCGACCCGTACACCAACTACACCAGCCCGAACGAGGCCATCCTCTGCCCTGACTCCTACCAGAGCATGTATTCCCAGCTCCTCTGCGGCCTCTGCCAGCGCATGGAAGTCCTCCGTGTCGGGGCTGTGTTCGCCTCCGGCTTCATCCGGGCCATCCGGTTCCTCGAGAAACACTGGCCCCAGCTCTGCTATGACATCCGCTCTGGCATCCTGAGCTCCGACATCACCGACCCGTCGGTCCGTGAGGCGGTGTCGCGGATCCTGAGGCCAGACCCTGCTCTTGCGAACTTCATCGAGGCCCAGTGCGGGAGCCAGTCCTGGGCTGGGATCATCACCAGGCTGTGGCCCAACACCAAGTACGTGGACGTGATCGTCACGGGCACTATGTCGCAGTACATCCCGACCCTCGATTATTACAGCAACGGGCTGCCACTCGTGTGCACCATGTACGCGTCCTCGGAGTGCTACTTCGGGGTCAACCTCAATCCGATGTGCAAGCCGAGTGAGGTGACCTACACATTGATCCCCACCATGGCGTACTTTGAGTTCCTCCCCGTGAATAGGAACACCAATGGGGCCACTAACCCGCTTTCCAAGCCCAGATCGCTCAATGAGAAGGAGCAGCAGGAGCTCGTTGACCTTGTTGACCTCAAGCTTGGTCAGGAATATGAACTTGTTGTCACCACTTATGCTG GGCTCTACCGTTATAGAGTCGGGGATGTGCTCCGGGTGGCAGGGTTCAAGAACAAGGCGCCTCAGTTCAACTTCATATGCCGCAAGAACGTCGTCCTGAGCATAGACGCGGACAAGACCGACGAGGTCGAGCTCCAGAACGCAGTCAGGAATGCCCTCAACCACCTCACGCCATTCGGTGCCACTGTGACAGAGTACACGAGCTACGCCGACACCACCACCATCCCAGGGCACTACGTGCTGTTCTGGGAGCTGGCCCTGAATGGGTCAACCGCGATCCCGCCCTCAGTGTACGAGGACTGCTGCCTGGCAATTGAGGAGTCCCTCAACAGCGTGTACCGGCAGGGGCGGGCATCGGACAAGTCAATCGGGCCCCTGGAGATCAGGATTGTGGAGAGTGGGACGTTTGACAAGCTCATGGACTGCGCCATTAGCTACGGGGCCTCGATCAACCAGTACAAGACCCCTAGGTGCGTGAAGTTTGCGCCTCTCCTCGAGGTGTTGAACTCGCGGGTCACATCGAACTACTTCAGCCCGAAGTGCCCCAAGTGGGTTCCGGGCCACAAGCAATGGTGCAATCAAGAACTCAAGCAGTAG